The following are from one region of the Flavobacteriaceae bacterium UJ101 genome:
- the pnp|PNPT1 gene encoding polyribonucleotide nucleotidyltransferase (Involved in mRNA degradation. Catalyzes the phosphorolysis of single-stranded polyribonucleotides processively in the 3'- to 5'-direction; Belongs to the polyribonucleotide nucleotidyltransferase family; Contains 1 KH domain; Contains 1 S1 motif domain.; KEGG: sru:SRU_1773 polyribonucleotide nucleotidyltransferase) has protein sequence MKPNAIMETIQLPDGREITMETGLLAKQADGSVVIRMGKTVLLATVVAAKEAKPGTDFLPLTVDYREKFAAAGRYPGGFFKREARPSSEEILTMRLVDRVLRPLFPKDYHCEVQVMIQLMSHDEDVMPDALAGLAASAALTITDIPFEGPISEVRVARVDGEFIVNPSMAQLELADIDIMIGASADSVAMVEGEMKEISEEEMIQAIKVGHEAIKAQCEAQLRLREKVGVTTVREYEEEETDEAIAKKVHDYAYQKVYDVAKAGSAKHERSEKFAQIKEEVEALFTEEELEEVGHLVSKYYHKTNKEAVRNLTLDEGLRLDGRKTTEIRPIWSEVNYLPSTHGSAVFTRGETQALATVTLGTSREANMIDLPTYQGEERFYLHYNFPPFSTGEARPLRGTSRREIGHGNLAQRALKGMIPDDCPYTVRVVSEILESNGSSSMATVCAGTLSLLDAGIQLKKSVSGIAMGLISDEETGKFAVLSDILGDEDHLGDMDFKVTGTEDGITACQMDIKIKGLSYEVLGQALSQARDGRLHILGKLNETIDTPNNSVKAHAPKMIKMEIAKDFIGAVIGPGGKVIQELQKETGTTIVIEEVGEFGQIEILGTDQEGIDKAIATIDEIAFTPEVGSIYEGTVVSIKDFGAFVSLAKGTEGLVHISELRHERVKKVEDILKVGDKIDVKLLGYDKGKMKLSHKVLLPKPERKPKEENKAE, from the coding sequence ATGAAACCAAATGCAATTATGGAGACCATTCAATTACCTGATGGTCGTGAAATTACAATGGAAACAGGTCTTTTAGCTAAACAAGCTGATGGATCCGTAGTCATTCGTATGGGGAAAACCGTTTTATTAGCGACGGTAGTAGCTGCTAAAGAAGCAAAACCAGGAACCGATTTTTTACCCTTAACGGTAGATTATCGTGAAAAATTTGCAGCAGCAGGTCGTTATCCAGGAGGATTCTTTAAAAGAGAAGCCCGCCCAAGTAGTGAAGAAATTTTAACAATGCGTTTAGTGGACCGTGTTTTACGTCCATTATTCCCAAAGGATTATCACTGTGAAGTACAAGTGATGATTCAATTAATGTCACATGACGAAGATGTAATGCCTGATGCTTTAGCAGGTTTAGCAGCTTCAGCAGCTTTAACTATTACAGATATTCCTTTTGAAGGACCTATTTCTGAAGTACGTGTGGCTCGTGTTGATGGAGAATTTATTGTTAATCCAAGTATGGCTCAATTGGAATTAGCTGATATTGATATTATGATCGGTGCTTCTGCTGATTCAGTGGCAATGGTTGAAGGAGAAATGAAGGAAATTTCTGAAGAAGAAATGATTCAGGCTATTAAAGTAGGTCATGAAGCCATTAAAGCACAATGTGAAGCTCAGTTACGTTTACGTGAAAAAGTAGGTGTAACTACTGTACGTGAATATGAAGAAGAAGAAACAGATGAAGCTATTGCTAAAAAAGTACATGATTATGCTTACCAAAAAGTATATGATGTAGCAAAAGCAGGTTCTGCTAAACATGAACGTTCTGAAAAATTTGCACAAATTAAAGAAGAAGTAGAGGCATTATTTACAGAAGAAGAACTAGAAGAAGTAGGTCATTTAGTATCGAAATACTATCATAAAACGAATAAAGAAGCAGTTCGTAATCTAACTTTAGATGAAGGATTACGTTTAGATGGTCGTAAAACAACAGAAATTCGTCCAATTTGGTCTGAAGTAAATTATTTGCCTTCAACACATGGTTCTGCAGTATTTACACGTGGAGAAACACAAGCTTTAGCTACAGTGACACTAGGAACTTCTCGTGAAGCTAATATGATTGATTTACCTACTTACCAAGGAGAAGAACGTTTTTATTTACACTATAATTTCCCACCATTTTCAACTGGAGAAGCACGCCCATTAAGAGGAACTTCTCGTCGTGAAATTGGTCATGGTAATTTAGCTCAAAGAGCGTTAAAAGGAATGATTCCTGATGATTGTCCTTATACAGTTCGTGTAGTTTCTGAGATTTTAGAATCGAATGGTTCTTCATCAATGGCTACTGTTTGTGCAGGAACCTTATCTTTATTAGATGCAGGTATTCAGTTGAAAAAATCGGTTTCAGGTATTGCGATGGGATTGATTTCTGATGAAGAAACAGGGAAATTTGCAGTACTTTCTGATATCTTAGGAGATGAAGATCATTTAGGTGATATGGATTTTAAAGTAACAGGTACTGAAGATGGTATTACAGCTTGTCAAATGGATATCAAAATCAAAGGATTATCATATGAAGTTTTAGGGCAAGCATTATCTCAAGCTCGTGACGGTAGATTGCATATCTTAGGAAAATTAAATGAGACGATTGATACACCTAATAATAGTGTGAAAGCTCATGCTCCTAAGATGATTAAAATGGAGATTGCTAAAGACTTTATCGGTGCTGTTATTGGACCTGGAGGAAAAGTAATTCAAGAATTACAAAAAGAAACAGGAACAACTATTGTGATCGAAGAAGTAGGTGAATTTGGTCAGATTGAAATCTTAGGAACAGATCAAGAAGGAATTGATAAAGCGATTGCAACTATTGATGAGATTGCGTTTACTCCTGAAGTTGGAAGTATCTATGAAGGAACAGTAGTTTCGATTAAAGATTTTGGAGCATTTGTTTCGCTTGCCAAAGGAACTGAAGGTTTAGTTCATATTTCAGAATTACGTCATGAGCGTGTTAAAAAAGTAGAAGATATTTTGAAAGTTGGCGATAAGATTGATGTGAAGTTGTTAGGGTATGATAAAGGGAAAATGAAACTTTCTCATAAAGTTTTATTACCAAAACCTGAACGTAAACCAAAAGAAGAAAATAAAGCAGAATAG
- a CDS encoding 30S ribosomal protein S15 (One of the primary rRNA binding proteins, it binds directly to 16S rRNA where it helps nucleate assembly of the platform of the 30S subunit by binding and bridging several RNA helices of the 16S rRNA; Forms an intersubunit bridge (bridge B4) with the 23S rRNA of the 50S subunit in the ribosome; Belongs to the ribosomal protein S15P family.), whose translation MYLTPEKKAEIFAKYGKSAQDTGSTEGQVALFTYRINHLTEHLKKNHKDFNTEKSLVRLVGKRRSLLNYLKDKDIVRYRELIKELGIRK comes from the coding sequence ATGTATTTAACACCAGAAAAAAAGGCTGAAATATTCGCAAAGTACGGAAAATCAGCACAAGACACAGGTTCTACAGAAGGACAAGTAGCACTTTTTACTTATCGAATTAACCATCTAACAGAACATTTAAAGAAAAATCATAAAGATTTTAATACTGAAAAGTCGTTAGTGCGTTTAGTAGGTAAAAGACGTAGTCTTTTAAATTATCTAAAAGATAAAGATATTGTTCGATACAGAGAACTTATCAAAGAATTAGGAATTAGAAAATAA